ACAAATTTGTCTATTAACTATCCCAAATAGTTATAGCAATAGCATTGTAAATAAGGGAAATAGCAATACCACAATGGAATCATTTTTTGAGTCTTCAACTCCAAGTAAAGCCCTATTTGAAAAAGCACTTTCAGAATCCGACCAATTAAAATTTATCTTATTGGAGAATACTTCTGAAACGGAAAAATGCAGCACTCCTTTGCTTGCATCTCCACTTAATCTAAATGGCAAAAACTTAAGAGACAGCAGTTTTGTTTATACAGAAAATGCAAAATTGAACAGTCAGGGATTATTGGAACGAAACATTACTCCTTTTCGAAACATGTCAAGAAATATCCTATTTCATAGTTTACAAATCCACTTTTAATTCTTTCCTAAAAGCTGCTTAATTGAAATGTAGTGCCATTATTTTATGATGAAAAAATGTGCCAATATTTTAATAGCAAAGTAAAAAGTACTTATTATCTATATAAGCGCTCGTTACATTGTGCAGCAAATAAGGGAGGTGCAGGGCTTTTCTATAAATGCACCACTAGCTTATCCAAGTAGAATTCTATTTGGAAAGGGCAGCTATTGCCTTGACTTTAACCCATTTTTACTACATCTGAAAAGTTATAATTGTTTCTAAAAATAGATCAGTTATGAAGCTTTCACTGCTACACGTTATTTTTTTAACTAAAATATTTTATTATGCATTTAACACCAAGAGAAATTGAGAAGCTAATGCTGCACACAGCTGGCGAATTAGCTCAAAAAAGAAAAGCCCGTGGCTTAAAATTAAACTATCCTGAAACTATTGCTCTTATCAGCAGTGAACTTATGGAATGTGCACGAGACGGTAAGACAGTAGCCGAATTAATGCAATATGGCGCAACGCTTCTTCGAAAAGAAGATGTAATGGAAGGCGTTGCAGAAATGATTCACGATATACAAATTGAAGCAACATTTCCAGATGGTACCAAACTTGTAACTGTGCACAATCCAGTGCGATAAATCTAAAAAAAATTAACAATGATTCCAGGAGAAATTATATTAAAAGACAGTACTATTATTTGTAATGATAGCCGTGAAACGTTAAAGATTAAAGTTACAAATACGGGCGATAGACCCATTCAAGTAGGTTCCCATTTTCACTTTTTTGAAGTGAATAGAATGATGTCATTTGACAGAGAAAAAGCATTCGGAATGCGATTAAATATTATTGCCAGTACCGCAGTGAGATTTGAGCCAGGAGAGGAAAAAGAAGTTGAACTGACGCAATTTGGCGGCACTCAGCATATTTATGGCCACAACAATTTGGTAGATGGAGATTTATCTCCGCATAATAAAGCTCTTGCATTAGAACGCTTAGAAGAAG
The Flavobacterium humidisoli DNA segment above includes these coding regions:
- the ureA gene encoding urease subunit gamma, with translation MHLTPREIEKLMLHTAGELAQKRKARGLKLNYPETIALISSELMECARDGKTVAELMQYGATLLRKEDVMEGVAEMIHDIQIEATFPDGTKLVTVHNPVR
- the ureB gene encoding urease subunit beta, with amino-acid sequence MIPGEIILKDSTIICNDSRETLKIKVTNTGDRPIQVGSHFHFFEVNRMMSFDREKAFGMRLNIIASTAVRFEPGEEKEVELTQFGGTQHIYGHNNLVDGDLSPHNKALALERLEEGKFKNVKS